The following proteins are encoded in a genomic region of Thermus thermamylovorans:
- the soxY gene encoding thiosulfate oxidation carrier protein SoxY yields MNRRAFLRSTGVALGALALAGLPVRAQALEGEDLANLEKALQEALGKGFRDLTPSNLVRLTMPSIAESGANVPAEVEVELPSAQVKAIHLFADKNPTPRLASFMPMKALPAYATRVRLAETSAVRAVVETADGRLLLASASTRVTVGGCG; encoded by the coding sequence GTGAATAGGCGAGCGTTTTTGAGAAGCACCGGTGTGGCCCTTGGGGCCCTGGCCCTGGCGGGACTGCCCGTGCGGGCCCAGGCCCTGGAGGGCGAGGATCTGGCCAACCTGGAGAAGGCCCTGCAGGAGGCTTTGGGCAAGGGCTTCCGGGACCTCACCCCTTCGAACCTGGTGCGGCTCACCATGCCCTCCATCGCGGAGAGCGGGGCCAACGTGCCCGCGGAGGTGGAGGTCGAGCTCCCCTCGGCCCAGGTGAAGGCCATCCACCTCTTCGCCGACAAGAACCCCACCCCGCGCCTGGCCAGCTTCATGCCCATGAAGGCCCTGCCCGCCTACGCCACCCGGGTGCGGCTGGCGGAGACCAGCGCGGTGCGGGCGGTGGTGGAGACGGCGGACGGGAGGTTGCTTCTCGCCTCGGCCAGCACCCGCGTGACCGTGGGGGGCTGCGGCTAG
- a CDS encoding thioredoxin fold domain-containing protein — MYAYRVTWTLVLLSTALAGANFSRWYPYVEALHLAQAHGRMVMVYFHSPHCPYCEQMNTFVLSDPAVTQLLEERYVVASVSTATREGQDLARRLRAPGVPTFVFLVPHQGTWEEVGRLFGSRPRAQFLEELRRMCAKGGVCE; from the coding sequence ATGTACGCATACCGGGTAACTTGGACGCTGGTTCTCCTGAGCACGGCCCTGGCGGGGGCGAACTTCTCCCGATGGTATCCCTACGTGGAAGCCTTGCACCTGGCCCAGGCTCACGGGCGCATGGTCATGGTCTACTTCCACAGCCCCCACTGCCCCTACTGCGAGCAGATGAACACCTTCGTCCTTTCGGACCCGGCGGTGACCCAGCTTCTGGAGGAGCGTTATGTGGTAGCTTCGGTGAGCACCGCCACCCGGGAGGGGCAGGACCTGGCCCGGCGGCTCCGGGCGCCGGGCGTTCCCACCTTTGTCTTCCTCGTCCCCCACCAGGGGACGTGGGAAGAGGTGGGCCGGCTTTTCGGCAGCCGGCCCCGGGCGCAGTTCCTGGAGGAGCTGCGCCGGATGTGCGCCAAGGGAGGTGTGTGTGAATAG
- a CDS encoding c-type cytochrome: MKRALVTLLLLGGLALAQQQGAQLYQQCAGCHQANGQGVRGAFPPLAGHMAEILGKENGREFLILVLLWGLQGQIEVQGVRYNGVMPAYNQWTDEQIAAVLNHIATAWGDHQRVQGWRPFTAAEVKAVRDKGRRTPQQVLEERRRIGLR, from the coding sequence ATGAAGCGAGCGCTCGTAACCCTTCTCCTTCTCGGCGGCCTGGCCCTGGCGCAGCAGCAGGGGGCCCAGCTTTACCAGCAGTGCGCGGGCTGCCACCAGGCCAACGGCCAAGGGGTGCGGGGAGCCTTCCCCCCTCTGGCGGGCCACATGGCGGAGATCCTCGGCAAGGAAAACGGGCGGGAGTTTCTGATCCTGGTGCTGCTCTGGGGGCTCCAGGGGCAGATAGAGGTCCAAGGAGTGCGCTACAACGGGGTCATGCCCGCTTACAACCAGTGGACGGACGAGCAGATCGCCGCCGTCCTCAACCACATCGCCACCGCCTGGGGCGACCACCAGCGGGTCCAGGGCTGGCGTCCCTTCACCGCCGCCGAGGTGAAGGCGGTGCGGGACAAGGGCCGCCGCACCCCCCAGCAGGTGCTGGAGGAACGCCGGAGGATCGGTCTGCGGTAG
- a CDS encoding ABC transporter ATP-binding protein — MLALELSKAFPGFRLVLALEAAEGEVLALLGPSGSGKSTVLKLIAGLLAPEWGYVRFGGLDLTSLPPERRGVGFLFQDYALFPHLTVAENIAFSLVEARWPREKRAARVGELLERMELLPHAAKRPQELSGGEQQRVALARALAPKPRLLLLDEPLGALDLRLREDLLLFLRTALREERVTTLLVTHDQGEAFLLAHRVAVIREGRLVQVGRPEDVYAKPKDVWTARFLGHKNVLSSEESHALGLPARPHLLPPWALSLGGPGEGVVEARLFYGPRVGLWVRTGRARLYLEVQEGPGEGAPVGLHLDLTQAVPLEG, encoded by the coding sequence ATGCTGGCGCTGGAACTGAGCAAGGCCTTCCCCGGTTTCCGGCTGGTCCTCGCCTTAGAGGCCGCGGAGGGAGAAGTGCTCGCCCTCTTGGGCCCCTCGGGAAGTGGCAAGAGTACCGTACTCAAGCTCATCGCCGGGCTCCTTGCCCCCGAATGGGGCTACGTGCGCTTTGGAGGCCTGGACTTAACCTCCCTGCCCCCGGAAAGGCGCGGGGTGGGCTTTCTCTTCCAAGACTACGCCCTCTTTCCCCACCTCACGGTGGCGGAGAACATCGCCTTCAGCCTGGTAGAGGCCCGCTGGCCAAGGGAAAAGCGGGCAGCCCGGGTAGGGGAACTTTTAGAGCGGATGGAGCTCCTGCCGCATGCTGCCAAGCGCCCCCAAGAGCTCTCCGGTGGGGAGCAGCAAAGGGTGGCCCTGGCCCGAGCCCTGGCCCCCAAACCCAGACTCCTCCTCCTGGACGAGCCCCTCGGAGCCTTGGACCTTCGCCTGCGGGAAGACCTCCTCCTTTTCCTGCGGACGGCCCTTCGGGAAGAGCGGGTGACCACCTTGCTGGTCACCCACGACCAGGGCGAGGCTTTCCTTCTGGCCCACAGGGTGGCGGTCATCCGGGAGGGAAGGCTGGTCCAGGTAGGCCGCCCCGAAGACGTGTACGCCAAGCCCAAAGACGTCTGGACTGCCCGCTTCCTGGGGCACAAGAACGTGCTCTCCTCGGAAGAAAGCCACGCCCTAGGGCTTCCCGCCAGACCCCATCTCCTGCCCCCCTGGGCCTTAAGCTTGGGGGGGCCCGGGGAGGGGGTGGTGGAGGCAAGGCTTTTCTATGGGCCCCGGGTGGGGCTTTGGGTGCGGACGGGGAGGGCAAGGCTTTACCTCGAGGTCCAAGAGGGCCCGGGCGAAGGGGCCCCGGTGGGCCTCCACCTGGACCTCACCCAGGCGGTACCCTTGGAAGGATGA
- a CDS encoding thiamine diphosphokinase, translated as MKRLALLLGGPLLTTEALKERLSGYRLLAADSGARHALALGLPLELWLGDFDSSPPWLREALPAPKETLPREKDQTDGEALVRRALELGAEEALLLGALGGRLDHTLAHLELAFHLAERGVRVELTDGLTQAFPLLLGPHAFPLAKGRSFSLLPFPEATLALEGARWNLPPTPLKATTLTLENQALGPIRVWVEGGRAVLYLF; from the coding sequence ATGAAGCGCTTGGCCCTTCTCCTGGGCGGCCCCCTTCTGACCACGGAGGCCCTAAAGGAGAGGCTTTCGGGCTACCGCCTCCTGGCGGCGGACTCCGGGGCCCGGCACGCCCTGGCCCTGGGGCTCCCCCTGGAGCTATGGCTTGGGGACTTTGACTCCAGCCCCCCCTGGCTCCGGGAGGCCCTCCCCGCCCCCAAGGAGACCCTCCCCCGGGAGAAGGACCAGACCGATGGGGAGGCCCTGGTGCGGCGGGCCTTGGAGTTGGGGGCGGAGGAGGCGCTCCTCCTGGGGGCCCTGGGCGGGCGGCTGGACCACACCCTGGCCCACCTGGAGCTGGCCTTCCACCTGGCGGAACGGGGGGTAAGGGTGGAGCTCACCGACGGGCTTACCCAGGCCTTCCCCCTTCTTCTTGGACCCCACGCCTTCCCCCTGGCAAAAGGGCGTTCCTTCAGCCTCCTACCCTTCCCCGAGGCCACCTTAGCCCTGGAAGGAGCCCGCTGGAACCTTCCCCCCACCCCCCTCAAGGCCACCACGCTCACCCTGGAGAACCAGGCCCTGGGGCCCATCCGGGTCTGGGTGGAAGGAGGGCGGGCGGTGCTTTACCTGTTTTAG
- a CDS encoding DUF815 domain-containing protein, which translates to MELPKHPLDLLPMDLPQGEPWGYAFAQSLLRAPWAWRALRPTPGILDLIRLDLEALHLELSRRREDFPLGALGERPPHPAEEGALKALLSRDPEALVATLKAHGPYPFALHRAFRFAGEEVRPLPHPRLPREDELVGYEAQLRALRENARRFLSGKPAPHTLLYGARGTGKSTAAKGLLHLPGARMVEVEPKELARLEGLLERLALLPHRFFLFLDDLSLDPEDEAFRHLKALLEGSLEGPPENVLLLATSNRRHLVRRLGENPLPGADPGAWDELQDTLALSERFGLVLTFPPFDKALFLKAVAHHLGRSLTPEEEAAALRFALQRGFSGRVARQFAQSLP; encoded by the coding sequence ATGGAGCTCCCCAAGCACCCCTTGGACCTCCTCCCCATGGACCTGCCCCAGGGGGAGCCCTGGGGCTACGCCTTCGCCCAGAGCCTCCTTCGGGCCCCATGGGCCTGGCGGGCCCTCAGGCCTACCCCAGGGATCCTGGATCTCATCCGGCTGGACCTCGAGGCCCTCCACCTGGAGCTTTCGCGCCGGAGGGAGGACTTCCCCCTGGGGGCCCTGGGGGAAAGGCCCCCCCACCCCGCGGAGGAGGGGGCCTTGAAGGCTCTCCTCAGCCGGGACCCGGAGGCTCTGGTGGCGACCCTAAAGGCCCACGGTCCCTACCCCTTCGCCCTCCACCGGGCCTTCCGCTTCGCCGGAGAAGAAGTGCGCCCTCTTCCCCATCCCCGCCTCCCCCGGGAAGACGAGCTGGTGGGCTACGAGGCCCAGCTCAGGGCCCTGAGGGAAAACGCCCGCCGCTTCCTCTCGGGCAAGCCCGCCCCGCACACCCTCCTTTACGGGGCCCGGGGCACGGGCAAGAGCACCGCGGCCAAGGGCCTCCTCCACCTCCCCGGGGCCCGCATGGTGGAGGTGGAGCCAAAGGAGCTAGCCCGCCTCGAGGGCCTCCTGGAACGGCTCGCTCTCCTCCCCCACCGCTTTTTCCTCTTCCTGGACGACCTCTCCCTGGACCCGGAGGACGAGGCTTTCCGCCACCTCAAGGCCCTCCTGGAGGGAAGCCTCGAGGGTCCCCCGGAAAACGTCCTCTTGCTCGCCACCTCCAACCGCCGCCACCTGGTGCGCCGCCTGGGGGAGAACCCCCTGCCCGGGGCGGATCCCGGGGCCTGGGACGAGCTCCAAGACACCCTGGCCCTCTCCGAGCGCTTCGGGCTGGTGCTCACCTTCCCCCCCTTCGACAAGGCCCTTTTCCTGAAGGCGGTGGCCCACCACCTGGGCCGGAGCCTGACCCCGGAGGAGGAAGCCGCAGCCCTCCGCTTCGCCCTGCAACGGGGCTTCTCCGGGCGGGTGGCCCGGCAGTTCGCCCAAAGCCTGCCCTAA
- a CDS encoding CTP synthase → MNGDSQGTSRPRKYVFVTGGVVSSLGKGILTSSLGALLRARGYRVTAIKIDPYVNVDAGTMRPYEHGEVFVTADGAETDLDIGHYERFLDLDLSRGNNLTTGQVYLSVIQKERRGEYLSQTVQVIPHITDEIKERIRQVAGEQEAEVAVVEVGGTVGDIESLPFLEAIRQFRFDEGEGNTFYIHLTLVPYLETSEEFKTKPTQHSVATLRGVGIQPDAVVLRSVKPVPEEVRKKVALFTNVRPGNVFSSPNVEHLYEVPLLLEEQGLGRAVERALGLEPVFPNLAFWQEAVRVLKRPERTVRIAIAGKYVKMPDAYLSLLEALKHAGIRNRARVEVRWVDAEGLEEGDLDAAFRDVAGILVPGGFGVRGIEGKVRAAQYARERKIPYLGICLGLQIAVIEFARNVAGLKGANSTEFDPYTPHPVIDLMPEQLEVEGLGGTMRLGDWPMRIREGTLLHRLYGREEALERHRHRYEVNPLYVDGLERAGLVVSATTPGMRGRGAGLVEAIELKDHPFFLGLQSHPEFKSRPMRPSPPFAGFVEAALRYTGL, encoded by the coding sequence GTGAACGGGGATTCCCAAGGCACCTCGAGGCCAAGGAAGTACGTGTTCGTGACCGGGGGGGTGGTGTCCAGCCTGGGGAAGGGCATCCTCACCTCTTCCCTGGGGGCCCTCTTGCGGGCCCGGGGCTACCGGGTCACGGCCATCAAGATCGACCCCTACGTGAACGTGGACGCGGGCACCATGCGCCCCTACGAGCACGGGGAGGTCTTCGTCACCGCCGATGGGGCGGAGACCGACCTGGACATCGGCCACTACGAGCGCTTTTTGGACCTGGACCTCTCCCGGGGCAACAACCTCACCACCGGCCAGGTCTACCTCTCGGTGATCCAGAAGGAGCGAAGGGGGGAGTACCTCTCCCAGACGGTGCAGGTGATCCCCCACATCACCGACGAGATCAAGGAGCGCATCCGCCAGGTGGCCGGGGAGCAGGAGGCGGAGGTGGCGGTGGTGGAGGTGGGGGGCACGGTGGGGGACATCGAGAGCCTGCCCTTCCTGGAGGCCATCCGCCAGTTCCGCTTCGACGAGGGGGAGGGGAACACCTTCTACATCCACCTCACCCTGGTCCCCTACCTGGAGACCAGCGAGGAGTTCAAGACCAAGCCCACCCAGCACTCCGTGGCCACGCTGCGCGGGGTGGGCATCCAACCCGATGCCGTGGTGCTCCGCTCGGTGAAGCCGGTGCCGGAAGAGGTGCGGAAGAAGGTGGCCCTCTTCACCAACGTGCGCCCGGGGAACGTCTTCTCTAGCCCCAACGTGGAGCACCTCTACGAGGTGCCCCTCCTCCTGGAGGAGCAGGGCCTGGGCCGGGCGGTGGAACGGGCCTTGGGCCTGGAGCCCGTCTTCCCTAACCTGGCCTTCTGGCAGGAGGCGGTGCGGGTCCTGAAGCGCCCCGAGCGCACGGTGCGGATCGCCATCGCCGGGAAGTACGTGAAGATGCCCGACGCCTACCTCTCCCTCCTGGAGGCCCTCAAGCACGCCGGGATCCGGAACCGGGCCCGGGTGGAGGTGAGGTGGGTGGACGCGGAAGGCCTGGAGGAGGGGGACCTGGACGCGGCCTTCCGGGACGTGGCCGGGATTCTCGTCCCCGGGGGCTTTGGCGTTCGGGGCATCGAGGGCAAGGTGCGGGCCGCCCAGTACGCCCGGGAGCGAAAGATCCCCTACCTGGGCATCTGCTTGGGCCTGCAGATCGCGGTGATCGAGTTCGCCCGCAACGTGGCCGGGCTCAAGGGGGCCAACTCCACGGAGTTCGACCCCTACACCCCCCACCCGGTCATCGACCTCATGCCGGAGCAATTGGAGGTGGAGGGCCTGGGGGGCACCATGCGCCTGGGGGACTGGCCCATGCGCATCCGGGAGGGCACCCTCCTCCACCGCCTCTACGGGAGGGAGGAGGCCTTGGAGCGCCACCGCCACCGCTACGAGGTGAACCCCCTCTACGTGGACGGGCTGGAGCGGGCGGGCCTCGTGGTCTCCGCCACCACCCCCGGCATGCGGGGCCGGGGGGCGGGGCTGGTGGAGGCCATCGAGCTCAAGGACCACCCCTTCTTCCTGGGCCTCCAGAGCCACCCCGAGTTCAAGAGCCGCCCCATGCGCCCCTCGCCCCCCTTCGCGGGCTTCGTGGAGGCGGCCCTGAGGTACACCGGGCTTTAG
- the rplM gene encoding 50S ribosomal protein L13 — translation MLPKTYVPKEVEPRWVLIDAEGKTLGRLATRIATLLRGKHRPDWTPNVPMGDFVVVVNADKIRLTGKKLKQKVYTRYSGYQGGLKEVTAEKMLATHPERVLEHAVKGMLPKGPLGRRLFKRLKVYAGPTHPHQAQKPVKLEVQ, via the coding sequence ATGCTTCCCAAGACGTACGTACCCAAGGAGGTCGAACCCCGCTGGGTTCTCATCGACGCCGAGGGCAAGACCCTAGGCAGGCTCGCCACGAGGATCGCCACCCTTCTCCGGGGCAAGCACCGCCCCGACTGGACGCCCAACGTGCCCATGGGGGACTTTGTGGTGGTGGTGAACGCCGATAAGATCCGCCTCACGGGCAAGAAGCTCAAGCAGAAGGTCTACACCCGCTACAGCGGCTACCAGGGGGGCCTCAAGGAGGTCACGGCGGAGAAGATGCTCGCCACCCACCCCGAGAGGGTGCTGGAGCACGCGGTGAAGGGCATGCTCCCCAAGGGGCCCTTGGGCCGGAGGCTCTTCAAGCGCCTCAAGGTCTATGCCGGCCCCACCCACCCCCACCAGGCCCAGAAGCCGGTGAAGCTGGAGGTCCAGTGA
- the rpsI gene encoding 30S ribosomal protein S9, whose product MEQYYGTGRRKEAVARVFLRPGSGKVTVNGEDFQDYFQGIVRAVAALEPLRAVDVLGRFDAYITVRGGGKSGQVDAIRLGVARALLRYNPDYRARLKPLGFLTRDARVVERKKYGKHKARRAPQYSKR is encoded by the coding sequence ATGGAGCAGTACTACGGCACCGGGAGGCGCAAGGAGGCGGTGGCCCGGGTCTTCCTCCGGCCCGGAAGCGGCAAGGTCACCGTGAACGGCGAGGACTTCCAGGACTACTTCCAGGGCATCGTGCGGGCGGTGGCGGCCCTGGAGCCCTTGAGGGCGGTGGACGTCCTGGGGCGCTTCGACGCCTACATCACCGTGCGCGGGGGGGGCAAGAGCGGCCAGGTGGACGCCATCCGGCTGGGGGTGGCCCGGGCGCTTCTGCGCTACAACCCCGACTACCGGGCTAGGCTCAAGCCCCTGGGCTTCCTCACCCGGGACGCCCGCGTGGTGGAGCGCAAGAAGTACGGCAAGCACAAGGCCCGCCGCGCGCCCCAGTACTCCAAGCGCTAG
- a CDS encoding UvrD-helicase domain-containing protein codes for MRLYVASAGTGKTHTLVQELLALLHRGVPLRRVAAVTFTRKAAEELRGRIQEEVAHLPSAPWAEEARREAHGAVFTTVHGFMAEALRHTAPLLSLDPDFALLDEPLAEALFLEEVRSLLYLRGLDPGLEGPLLALHRKRSLAEALRPLPEAEGLVALYEEALRGYRRRTREALGPGDLEAQALRLLEHPQALARVVERFPHLLIDEFQDLNPLQGRFFRALEGAGAEVVAVGDPKQSIYLFRNARVEVFRQALAEAAEVRALAQTWRHARAVARLLNRFAERFFPQAERVPVVPVRGEEGRVEVHWVVGEGPLDRKREREAALLAGRLQALAAQGYPFREMAVLVRSRASLPFLERAFRALGVPYALLRGRSFFRRPEVRDVYHALRLALLEGPPGPEERLSLLAFLRGPFVGLDLGRVEEALQAEDPVPLLPPGVRGRLEGLKGLAAFRPLEALKALVREEGFLRRLSRRARANLDALLLLAAEERFPDLEALLDWLRVGAEDPEASELPEGGEGVGLLTVHAAKGLEWPVVAVFDLARHEGGRREPLRVGPDGEVALEGTEGYQTLGSALDRAQAEESLRLLYVALSRARDVLLLTGSASGRPGPWAEALANLGLGPQDQDPLVRRHAMERISPLPPSPPSAASPPPAPYAEHRILPQRFPPVYSPSAYRKGEGEPLALSEALEAEALPEYARALGTLVHYAVARNLDPEDEGAMGALLLQEVALTLAERERQALLEEVRSLLGNYRALLGKALPPLEAREEDYPELPLVLPLGGTVWQGVLDRLYRAGGRWYLDDYKTDREVHPERYRLQLALYLEAVRRAWGVEAEARLVYLRPQRVYPFTPEELREALAELEGAKPPEA; via the coding sequence GTGAGGCTCTACGTGGCCTCCGCGGGCACGGGCAAGACCCACACCCTGGTACAGGAGCTCCTGGCCCTCTTGCACCGGGGGGTGCCCCTAAGGCGCGTGGCCGCGGTCACCTTCACCCGCAAGGCGGCGGAGGAGCTGAGGGGGCGCATCCAGGAGGAGGTGGCCCACCTCCCCTCCGCTCCCTGGGCGGAGGAGGCTCGGCGGGAGGCCCATGGGGCGGTCTTCACCACGGTCCACGGCTTCATGGCGGAGGCGCTCCGCCACACCGCCCCCCTCCTCTCCCTGGACCCGGACTTCGCCCTCCTGGACGAGCCCCTGGCCGAGGCCCTCTTCCTGGAGGAGGTGAGGAGCCTCCTCTACCTGCGGGGCCTGGACCCAGGCCTGGAGGGACCCCTCCTCGCCCTCCACCGGAAGCGCTCCCTGGCGGAGGCCCTCCGCCCCCTGCCGGAGGCGGAGGGGCTCGTGGCCCTCTATGAGGAGGCCCTTCGGGGCTACCGCCGCCGCACCCGGGAGGCCCTGGGGCCAGGGGACCTCGAGGCCCAAGCCCTCCGCCTCCTGGAACATCCGCAGGCCCTGGCCCGGGTGGTGGAGCGCTTTCCCCACCTCCTCATCGACGAGTTTCAGGACCTGAACCCCCTGCAGGGCCGCTTCTTCCGGGCCCTGGAGGGGGCGGGGGCGGAGGTGGTGGCCGTGGGGGACCCCAAGCAGTCCATCTACCTCTTCCGCAACGCCCGGGTGGAGGTCTTCCGCCAGGCCCTGGCGGAGGCGGCGGAGGTGCGCGCCCTGGCCCAAACCTGGCGGCACGCGCGCGCGGTGGCCCGTCTCCTCAACCGCTTCGCAGAGCGTTTCTTCCCCCAGGCCGAGCGGGTGCCCGTGGTCCCCGTGCGGGGGGAGGAGGGCCGGGTGGAGGTCCACTGGGTGGTGGGGGAGGGGCCCCTGGACCGGAAGCGGGAGAGGGAGGCGGCGCTTCTGGCGGGGCGCCTGCAGGCCCTTGCCGCCCAGGGCTACCCCTTCCGGGAGATGGCGGTCCTGGTGCGGAGCCGGGCGAGCCTTCCCTTCCTGGAGCGGGCCTTCCGGGCCCTGGGCGTGCCCTACGCCCTCCTGCGGGGGCGGAGCTTCTTCCGCCGCCCCGAGGTGCGGGACGTCTACCACGCCCTCCGCCTGGCCCTGCTGGAGGGTCCCCCGGGCCCCGAGGAGCGCCTCTCCCTCCTGGCCTTCCTGCGGGGGCCTTTTGTGGGCCTGGACCTGGGGCGGGTGGAGGAGGCCCTGCAGGCGGAAGACCCGGTGCCCCTGTTGCCCCCAGGGGTGCGCGGGCGGTTGGAGGGGCTCAAGGGGCTCGCCGCCTTCCGCCCCCTGGAGGCCCTGAAGGCCTTGGTCCGGGAGGAGGGGTTCCTCAGGCGGCTTTCCCGCAGGGCCCGGGCCAACCTGGACGCCCTCCTCCTCCTGGCCGCGGAGGAGCGCTTCCCCGACCTGGAGGCCCTTTTGGACTGGCTCCGGGTGGGGGCCGAGGACCCCGAGGCCTCCGAGCTCCCCGAAGGGGGCGAGGGGGTGGGGCTCCTCACCGTCCACGCGGCCAAGGGCCTGGAGTGGCCGGTGGTGGCGGTCTTCGACTTGGCCCGCCACGAAGGGGGGAGGCGGGAGCCCTTGCGGGTGGGCCCGGACGGGGAGGTGGCCCTGGAGGGGACGGAAGGGTACCAGACCCTGGGAAGCGCCCTGGACCGGGCCCAGGCGGAGGAGTCCCTGCGCCTCCTCTACGTGGCCCTTTCCCGGGCCCGGGATGTCCTTCTCCTCACGGGAAGCGCCTCCGGGCGGCCCGGGCCCTGGGCCGAGGCCCTCGCGAACCTGGGCCTAGGGCCTCAGGACCAGGACCCCCTGGTACGCCGCCACGCTATGGAACGAATCTCCCCTTTGCCCCCATCGCCTCCTTCAGCCGCGTCCCCACCCCCTGCCCCTTACGCGGAGCACCGCATCCTTCCCCAACGCTTTCCCCCGGTCTACTCCCCCAGCGCCTACCGCAAGGGGGAGGGGGAGCCCTTGGCCCTTTCCGAGGCCCTGGAGGCTGAGGCCCTGCCCGAGTACGCCCGGGCCCTGGGCACCCTGGTGCACTACGCCGTGGCCCGGAACCTGGACCCGGAGGACGAGGGGGCCATGGGGGCCCTCCTCCTCCAGGAGGTGGCCCTGACCCTTGCCGAGAGGGAGCGGCAGGCCCTCCTCGAGGAGGTCCGAAGCCTCCTGGGGAACTACCGGGCCCTGCTGGGGAAGGCCCTGCCCCCCCTGGAGGCCCGGGAGGAGGATTACCCTGAGCTGCCCCTGGTCCTCCCCCTCGGAGGCACTGTCTGGCAGGGGGTGCTGGACCGCCTCTACCGGGCGGGGGGGCGCTGGTACCTGGACGATTACAAGACCGACCGGGAGGTCCACCCCGAGCGCTACCGGCTCCAGCTGGCCCTCTACCTTGAGGCGGTCCGGCGGGCCTGGGGGGTGGAGGCCGAGGCCCGGCTCGTCTACCTGCGCCCGCAGAGGGTGTACCCCTTCACCCCCGAGGAGCTGCGGGAGGCCCTCGCGGAGCTGGAGGGGGCGAAACCCCCCGAGGCCTGA
- a CDS encoding thiamine pyrophosphate-dependent dehydrogenase E1 component subunit alpha — protein MVKDTHRFPPFTQEPIRLIGEKGEWLGDFPLDLDEEKLKRLYRDMLAARMLDERYTILIRTGKTSFIAPSAGHEAAQVGIAHAIRRGFDWVFPYYRDHGLALALGIPPKELFSQMLATLADPNRGRQMPEHPGSKALNYFTVASPIASHVPPAAGAAISMKLQGTGQVAVCTFGDGATSEGDWYAGINFAAVQGAPAVFIAENNFYAISVDYRRQTHSPTLAEKAHAFGIPGYLVDGMDVLASYYVVREAVERARMGEGPSLVELRVYRYGPHSSADDDSRYRPKEEVEAWRKRDPILRFQRFLEERGLWNLEWEEHLQAEIRAELERGLKEAEEAGTVPPEWMFDDVLAEKPWHLRRQEALLKEEL, from the coding sequence ATGGTCAAGGACACCCACCGGTTTCCCCCCTTTACCCAGGAGCCCATAAGGCTCATCGGGGAAAAGGGAGAGTGGCTGGGGGATTTTCCCCTGGATCTGGACGAGGAGAAGCTTAAGCGCCTCTACCGGGACATGCTGGCGGCCCGGATGCTGGATGAGCGCTACACCATCCTCATCCGCACCGGCAAGACCAGCTTCATCGCCCCTTCGGCCGGGCACGAGGCCGCCCAGGTGGGCATCGCCCACGCCATCCGGAGGGGCTTTGACTGGGTCTTCCCCTACTACCGCGACCACGGCCTGGCCCTGGCCCTGGGCATCCCCCCCAAGGAGCTTTTCAGCCAGATGCTGGCCACCCTGGCCGACCCCAACAGGGGCCGCCAGATGCCCGAGCACCCGGGCTCCAAGGCCCTCAACTACTTCACCGTGGCCTCCCCCATCGCCTCCCACGTGCCCCCCGCCGCCGGGGCGGCCATCAGCATGAAGCTCCAGGGCACGGGCCAGGTGGCGGTCTGCACCTTCGGGGACGGGGCCACGAGTGAAGGGGACTGGTATGCAGGGATTAACTTCGCCGCCGTTCAAGGCGCCCCCGCGGTCTTCATCGCCGAGAACAACTTCTACGCCATCAGCGTGGACTACCGCCGCCAGACCCATAGCCCCACCCTCGCCGAAAAGGCCCACGCCTTCGGCATCCCCGGCTACCTGGTGGACGGCATGGACGTCCTGGCCTCCTACTACGTGGTGCGGGAAGCGGTGGAAAGGGCCCGCATGGGGGAGGGCCCGAGCCTGGTGGAGCTTCGGGTTTACCGCTACGGCCCCCACTCCTCCGCGGACGACGACAGCCGCTACCGCCCCAAGGAGGAGGTGGAGGCCTGGCGGAAACGGGACCCCATCCTCCGCTTCCAGCGCTTCCTGGAAGAGCGGGGTCTCTGGAACCTGGAGTGGGAGGAGCACCTGCAGGCGGAGATCCGCGCCGAGCTGGAGCGGGGCTTGAAGGAAGCCGAGGAGGCCGGCACCGTACCTCCCGAGTGGATGTTCGACGACGTCCTTGCGGAAAAGCCCTGGCACCTAAGGCGCCAGGAGGCCCTTCTCAAGGAAGAGCTTTAA